In Gadus macrocephalus chromosome 4, ASM3116895v1, the following proteins share a genomic window:
- the LOC132455512 gene encoding cyclin-dependent kinase 5 activator 1-like, with translation MQDSLTAYPCVQDQGFITPANLVFVYLLCREAVDADISSEAELQACVLCCLYLSYSYLGNEISYPVKPFLVEASRDAFWQRGLSLVSSLSADMLRINADPLFFTQVFQDLKSQGGR, from the exons ATGCAGGACTCACTGACG GCCTACCCCTGTGTCCAGGACCAGGGCTTCATCACCCCGGCCAACCTGGTGTTCGTGTACCTGCTGTGCCGGGAGGCGGTGGACGCGGATATCTCCTCGGAGGCGGAGCTTCAGGCCTGCGTCCTCTGCTGCCTCTACCTGTCCTACTCCTACCTGGGCAACGAGATCTCCTACCCCGTCAAGCCCTTCCTGGTGGAGGCCAGCCGGGACGCCTTCTGGCAGCGCGGCCtctccctggtctccagcctgaGCGCAGACATGCTGCGCATCAACGCAGACCCGCTCTTCTTCACCCAGGTGTTCCAGGACCTGAAGagccagggggggaga